In the genome of Molothrus aeneus isolate 106 unplaced genomic scaffold, BPBGC_Maene_1.0 scaffold_128, whole genome shotgun sequence, the window aatcccaaatttcccatttccccaaatcccagaaaccccaaatttcccatttttcccatttttcccccatttccccccaggCACTCGCGGTCGCACTCCACTACCGGCACTGAGGGACGGAGCCCCCCaataaatccatggaaaatcccaaatccctcctggaaCCCTCAGTGCCCGCGGGAAacgggggaaaaaatggggaaattgggaaaaattgggaaaaattgggaaaaaaaagccagaaaaatgagagaaattcaggtgaaaattggggggaaatgatGGGACAAAAGGgggggaaagcaggaaaaatgatggaaaaaaggggggggaaaatggggagaattatggggaaaaggaagaaaaaagagggaaaaaaggaaaagctggaaaaaaggggtgggaaatgggagaaaaattggggaaaattatgggggaaaaggagaaaagctgggcaaaggagaaaagccaggaaaaagagggaaaagctggaaaaattgggaaaaaattatgGACAATGGGGGATAAGCAggaaaaattttggaaaaaagggggaaatcagtaaaaatagggaaaagctggaaaaaatggggggaaagtcggaaaaaaggggggaaatgtcTCAAAAAGAGGTGAAAAGTtggaaatgggaggaaaaattGGGAAGGAGCCAGGGAAATGGgggtaaaacaaaaaaaagggaaaaaaggagggaaaagtcaggaaaaagtgagggaaaaaggttggaaaagggcaggaaaatcaaaaagggggaaatggggaaaaaatgggaaaaggatggaaaagccaaggggaaaatgggaaaaaaaggattaaaagtgggaaaagacaggaaaaaaatggaaaaatgaaagaaaaaatcagggaaaaggaggagaaaagtgggaagaggcaggaaaaaatcaggaaaaatcaggaaaaagtgggaaaaggctgggaaaaagggggaaatggtaggaaaaaggcagaacaaggatgtggaaaagcaggaaaaatggatttattCCCTTGGGGCCGATTGCAGGAATTCCTGGGTTTAttccagagggaaggaaaattcCAGAACGTCCCCAGAGCGCAGCAGAGCCGAAGCCTGAACTCCCAGAGGGGTCCGCAGAGAATCCAcctggaaaatggggaaaagtcAGGGAAAATCCAGAGAAAAACGGGGAAAAGTCAGGGAAAATCcagagaaaaatgggggaaaatcagggaaaatccagagaaaaaggcagaaaatgggggaaaatcagggaaaatggggaaatcccagagaaaaatggggaaaaatcagggaaaatcagggaaaatggggaaattccagagaaaaaggcagaaaatgggggaaaatcagggaaaatccaaagaaaaatgggggaaaatcagggaaaatggggaaattccagagaaaagggcagagaaatggggaaaatcagggaaaatggggaaattccagagaaaaaggcagaaaaatgggggaaagtgAGGGaaaatccaaagaaaaatgggggaaaatcagggaaaatggggaaattccagagaaaaaggcagaaaatgggggaaaatcagggaaaatggggaaattccagagaaaaaggcagaaaatgggggaaatcagggaaaatccaaagaaaaatgggggaaagtgagggaaaatggggaaattccagagaaaaaggcagagaaattggggaaaatggggaaatcccagagaaaagggcagaaaaatgggggaaaatcagggaaaatccaaaataaaatggggaaaattcggagaaaaatcagggaaaagtgggaaaattacagagaaaaagatggaaaaggtgggagggggggacaagagaaaaaaggggaataaGGGCAGAGAAAACAATGGGGAAAATGTGGAATAAAGGCTGGCAAAAAGGCGGAAAAGGCAGAAATCGGGGCTGACCTGGAAGGCCCCGGACTGGACATCGGCGGCCCCGAAGTCGGCGAGCACCCGGAGCCCGTTCCAGAGGCAGAACCGGCTCCGCTTCCCCCGGGCACGGCCCAGGAGCCGCAGGAACCGCGCCCGGAGCTCGGCCCGGGCGCCCTGGACAGCGGCGAGGTCCCGGGAACGCTCCCGGGAAcggtcccggtgccggtgccggtcgAAGCCGCGGCTGCCGGAGCTGTCGGGGCCCCGCGGCAGCCGCAGGATCCCCACGGGAACCGGGATGGGATCGGCCATGGAGCGGCTGGGAAAcgggaaatgagggaaaatgggggggaaaaagggagaaaaaggggaaaaagagagggTGAGGATTCCAAGGGAGTCCCGGTCCCGGGTGGGATTCCCGGTCCCTTTCCCATTCCCGGTCCCTTTCCCATTCCCGATCTCGATCCCATTTGGGTCTCCCGAGTGGAATTCCCTGTCCCGATCCCGGTCTCGTGTGGGATTCCCGGTCCCGTTCCCAGCCCTGGTTCCGGTCCCGTACCCGTGTGGGATTCCCGGTCCCAATCCCGGTCCCGTTCCCAGCCCCGGTTCCGGTCCCGTACCCGTGTAGGGATTCCCGCTCCCAATCCCGGTCCCAATCCCGGTCCCGTACCCGTATGGGATTCCCGGTCCCAATCCCGGTCCCGTTCCCAGCCCCGGTTCCGGTCCCGTACCCGTGTGGGATTCCCGGTCCCAATCCCGGTCCCAATCCCGGTCCCGTACCCGTGTGGGATTCCCGGTCCCAATCCCGGTCCCGTTCCCAGCCCCGGTTCCGGTCCCGTACCCGTGTAGGGATTCCCGGTCCCAATCCCGTTCCCAGCCCCGGTTCCGGTCCCGCTCCGCTCCCCACGCGGGTCCCCGGCCCAGCGCTGCCGCCGCTCCGCCGATTCGTCACGGGCACCCCCGAGACCTCCGCACCCCCGCTGCCACCGGAGCCCCCTCACCgctctcttccctctcccctctctcccaaatccccccaaaattcccccaaatttccccaaatcctccaaatTCCCGCTCCGTGCCGAATCTGCCGCCCCTCACCCCGCCGCAGATTCGCCGCTGCAGATTCGCCACGAGCGCCGGCCGGGGcgctccacctcctcctcccgtTATCCCCGTTCTTTCCCCGCCATCTCCTCCCTCGTCCCGTTCCCTCCCTTTCCGCCCCTCGGTGATTTTTTCCGGAGCCCCGATCTCGGCGGGATCTCCCCTCACGGCCGTGGTGAAAGTGCGGCCGTTGCGGCCGTGGCGCGGGGCCgttgcggcggcggcggctccgctcggtgccgctgccggtgccgctgccgctgccgggGCCTCCCTCGCTGCGGGGCGGCCCCCGAGGCCGCGGGCGATGCCCCCCGGGCGGCCCTGAAGCACCGAGAGCTCCGCCATGGACGAGGCCGAGCCCGCGGCGGGGGACGCGGCCCCGGCGGCCGCCGAGGCCTCGCCGGGGGACGGGCGGGGGAGGCCCGGGGCCAAGCGGGTCACGTTCCCCTCGGACGAGGACATCGTGTCCGGGGCTGTGGAGCCCAAGGACCCCTGGAGACACGGTGAGGGGgcaggagggactgggaagggacagcggggaccgtgaggggacagcggggaccgTGAGGGAACcgtgaggggacagcggggaccgTGAGGGGTTAGCGGGGACCGTGAGGGGATAGCGGAGACCGTGAGGGGACTGAGGGCACCGGGGACcgtgaggggacagcggggaccgGGAGGGAACCGTGAGGGGATAGCGGGAACGGTGAGGGGTTAGCGGGGACcgtgaggggacagcggggaccgTGAGGGGACTGAGGGCACCGGGGACcgtgaggggacagcggggaccgtgaggggacagcggggaccgGGAGGGAACCGTGAGGGGATAGCGGGGACCGGGAGGGAACCGTGAGGGGACAGCGGGAACGGTGAGGGGATAGCGGGGACcgtgaggggacagcggggaccgGGAGGGAACCGTGAGGGGATAGCGGGGACCGTGAGGGGACAGCGGAACGGTGAGGGGATAGCGGGGACcgtgaggggacagcggggaccgGGAGGGAACCGTGAGGGGGCACCGGGGACcgtgaggggacagcggggcttGGGAAGCGGCCTGGGAACAGTCCCAGAATGGGCCAAAAAGCCTGAAAAGAGCCCGAAAATTGTGTCAATAATACCCCCAGACCGGCTTGAAAACAGAGCCAATAATAGCACAAAAAACGGCTTGAAAACAGTCCCAATAATACCCCCAAAATGGCTTGAAAACAATCCAAATAATACCCCCAAACCGGCTTGAAAACAGTCCAAATAATTCCCAAACCCAGCCTGAATaataccccaaaacccagccTGAATAATACCCCAAAACTACCCCAAAACCTGCCTGAAATCAGCCCAAAACTCATAATAACAGACTGAATAATACCTGAATAATGGGCCTGAATAAtaccccaaaccaccccaaaaactgcctgAAAACAGCCTGAAAATGACCTGAATAAtacccaaaaatcaccccaaaaactgcctgAAAATGACGCAAataacaccccaaaaccaccccaaaaacccacctGAAAACAGCCTGAAATCAAACTGGAAATGCCCCCCAAAACCGACCTAAAAACAGCCTCAAAATTCcacaaatcaccccaaaaaccagcccGAAAATGttccccaaataccccaaaaactgGCGtgaaaacagccccaaaatccccctgaatcaccccaaaaatcagctggaaaatgaccccaaaacagcctgaaaaataactccaaataccccaaaaccagaaCACATCCAgaaaccagccccaaaatcagccctAAAATGctcccaaaccaccccaaaaatgccataaaaataccccaaaaccagcctgaaAATGCCCCCAAATTATCTTCAAATTGTCTTTAATATgacccaaaaataccccaaaaatgccctaaaagtgccccaaaaccacctcaaaaaTGCCcgaaaatcaggattttttgggatcccaacaggaattttgggatccaGAGACGATTTTTAGGATCCAAACAGGAATTTTTGGGATCCAGAGAGGATTTTTTAGGATCCCAACAGGAATTTTGGgagtttttccctcttttccccctcctggCGCTGcccccctgcagctccagctcaggtTTCCTGCTATGGATCCTCATGAATTATTCCTGATTCCATTTCATGAATTATTCCTGATTCTATCAATTATTCCTGATTCCATCAATTATTCCTGATTTCCTTGGGATCCATTTCAGGGTCCAATTCCAGCggtttttcccccaaaccctcctggattTCTGGGTGGGATCCCAAAATCGGTggcaaaaatcccagaaaaaggaaaaatctctttattcttcccaaaacctccccaaattcccttttccaaCCCCTTTTCCAccctttccccccattttccatccttttttctcattttccccccattttccatcctttttcccctttccctccttttttccacctcttttccctccttttccccacccttttttccctatttctccatcccttttccatccctttttcccccttttcccaccattttccctatttttccatcttttttcccttttttccatttttccccttttcccacctttccccccctttccctcattttcccacccttttttgtccctttttttttgccattttcccacccttttccctcatttttccatcattttcctccccttctcccccccttttccttcattttcccaccttcatttcccttcttcccccatttcccccctcattttcccaccctttcttcccctttccccccctcttcccctcatttttccatctatttttccctttcccccttttcctggcttttccctcatttttgcacaattttcccccatttctcccccatttttccccattttcccccatttccccatttccccatttccccattcccccccttttcccccttttcccccatttccccccattccccccatttcccccccttttccccattcccccattttcccccatttccctctttcccccccatttcccccattttccccatttccccattttccccatttttcccccctttcaccccattttcccatttcccccgttccctcattttcccccttttcccccccttcccccccttccccaattccccatttcccctcccccttttccccccattcccccccattttgccccttttccccctttccccccattttcttccccatttctccccatttcccctcattttgcccCCCTTTCAccccattcccccatttttcccattcccccatttccccatttcccccattttcccccatttccccctttccccccattccccaattttccccattcccccatttccccccattcccccattccccccatttccccatttcccccattcccccatttttccccctttccccccatttcccccattcccccattccccatttttccccatttccccatttcccccatttccccattttcccccattcccccttttcccccatttccccccttttcccccatttccccattttcccccatttttccccctttccccccattcccccattcccccattccccatttttccccatttccccatttcccccattccccccatttcccccattttccgcCTTTCcacccatttccccatttcccccattttcccccatttccccctttcccccatttccccaatttttccccattcccccattcccccatcccccccatcccccccattcccccattccccatttttccccatttccccatttccccatttccccatttccccatttcccccattccccctttccccccattcccccatttccccccatttccccattttccccattttctcccatttttccccattttccccatttcccctttccccccatttcccccatttttccccctttccccccattttccccattcccccattccccatttttccccctttccccccatttccccatttccccccatttccccattcccccatttcccccatttcccccatttcccccattcccccattcccccattcccccatttccccattcccccatttccccccattcccccatttcccccatttcccccatttcccccattcccccattcccccattcccccattcccccatttccccccattcccccatttcccccattccccccattcccccatttccccattccccccatttttccccccatttccccccattccccccattcccccattccccccatttccccattccccccatttttccccccatttccccattccccccattttttccccattttttccccatttttccccatttttcccccattattccccatttttccccgcTGTTGTTCCCGTTCCAGCCCACAACGTGACGGTTGATGAGATCGTGGCCGCCTATCGCCAGGCCTGCCTCAAGCTCAACTGCCGCCAGAGCCCCAAGCTGCTCAAGCAGATCCAGGTcactccccaaatcccctttttacccccaaaatatcccccttttgccccccaaaaaaatcccctttttcccccaaaaaatccccttttttcaCCACGAaaatccccctttccccccccaaaatatcccatcccccccaaaaattgccactttttccccaaaaaaatcacctttttccccccccaaaaaacccctttccccccaaaaaaatcccattcccccccaaaaaaatcccctttcccccccccaaaagtcccactttttcccccaaaaaatcaccttttttccccctgaaaaatcccctttttccccaaaaaaattccctttttacCCTCAAAAAATTCCCCTTTtgccccccaaaaatcccctttttcccccccccaaaaaatccccttttcccccccaaaatacccttttttccccctcaaaatttccctttcccccaaaaaaaatcccattcccccccccaaacatccccccttttttcccccaaaaaatccccccctttccccccaaaaatcccctttttttccccccaaaaatcccatttttttccccccaaaaatccctttttttccccccaaaaatccctttttttcccccaaaaaatcccatttttccccccaaaaaatcccattttttccccccaaaaatccctttttttccctgtgtttttccccccaaatccccttttcccctgTGTTTCTCCCCACAATTCCCACTTTCCCTGTGTTTGACTAAACccatcccttttttccccccaattcccattttttggtgttttgcaGGAATTCAAGGATTTGGCTCCCAGGATCGACTGCTTGGATCTCAAGGGTGAGGCCacttcagcccagccttttccagaggGGAATTTCCTGGCAATTCCTCGGGAATgtcccaggaattttcccagggatttcccaggattttttccaggattttcccaggagtttcccaggaatttttccaggattttcccatgaatttcccatggatttcccatggattttcccatggatttccctggaattttcccatgaatttCCCATGAATTCCCCCTGGATTTCCCATGAatttccccaggattttcccatggatttcccaggatttttcccgTGAATTTCCCATGGATTCCCCATGAattccccaggattttcccatgaattccccaggattttcccatgaatttcccaggatttctcccaTGAATTCCCCAtcaattcccaggattttcccatgaatttcccaggatttcccatGAATTCCCCATTAATTTTCCCATGAATTTCCCCAGAATTTCCCCATGAATTCCCCATGGAATTCCCCATGGATTTTGCATGGATTTCCCATGAATTCCCCATTAATTTTCCCATGAAtttcccaggatttcccattAATTCCCCATgaattttcccatgaatttCCCCATTAatttccccaggattttccccatGAATTTCCCCAGAATTTCCCCATGAATTTCCCCATGAATTCCCCATGAattccccaggatttttcccatGAATTTCCCCAGGATTTCCCCATGAATTTCCCCATGAATTTCCCCATGaatttcccaggatttctcccaTGAATTCCCCATGAATTCCCGGGATTTCCCCATGaatttccctggattttccAGGAGAGAAGCTGGATTACCGCTCAGGACTTTCTCAGGATTTTCCCATGAatttccccaggattttccccatGAATTTCCCCAGAATTTCCCCATGAATTTCCCCATGAATTTCCCAGGATTTCCCCATGAattccccaggattttcccatgaattttcccaggatttcccattCATTTCCCATTCATTTCCCATGAATTCCCCATGAATTTCCCCATGAATTTCCCATTAATTTTCCCATGAATTCCCCAGGATTTCTCCCATGAattccccaggatttttcccatGAATTCCCGGGATTTCCCCATGaatttccctggattttccAGGAGAGAAGCTGGATTACCGCTCAGGATTTTCCCATGAATTTCCCATGAATTTCCCCAtgaattcccaggatttctcccaTGAATTCCCCAGGATTTCTCCCATGAATTCCCCAGGATTTCTCCCATGAATTCCCCAGAATTTCCCCATGAATTTCCCCAGAATTTCCCCAGAATTTCCCCATGAATTTCCCCAtgaattcccaggattttcccaggatttctcccaTGAATTCCCCATGAATTCCCGGGATTTCTCCATGaatttccctggattttccAGGAGAGAAGCTGGATTACCGCTCAGGACTTTCTCGGGATTTTCCCATGAATTTCCCATGAATTTCCCAGGAATTTCCCCAGGAATTTCCCGTGAATTCCCCATGAATTCCCCATGAATTTCcccaggaatttccccatgaattcccaggattttcccatGAATTTCCCCATGAattccccaggattttcccatgaatttcccaggatttctcccatgaattcccaggatttcccCATGGATTTCCAGGAGAGAAGCTGGATTACTGCTCAGGACTTTCTCGGGATTTTCCCATGAATTTCCCATGAATTTCCCCAGAATTTCCCCAGAATTTCCCCATGAAtttcccaggatttcccatgaatttcccaggatttttcccatGAATTCCCAAGATTTTCCCATGAatttccccaggattttccccatGAATTTCCCCATGAATTCCCCAGGATTTCTCCCAtgaattcccaggatttctcccaTGAATTCCCCATGAATTCCCCATGAAtttcccaggatttcccattAATTCCCCATgaattttcccatgaatttCCCCATTAATTTCCCCATGAATTTTCCCATGAATTCCCCATgaattttcccaggatttcccattCATTTCCCATGAATTCCCCATGAATTTCCCATTAATTTTCCCAtgaattcccaggatttttcccatGAATTCCCCAGGATTTCTCCCATgaatttcccaggatttttcccatgaattcccaggatttccccatgaatttccatggatttccagGAGAGAAGCTGGATTACCGCTCAGGACTTTCTCAGGATTTTCCCATGACTTCCCCATGAATTTCcccaggaatttccccatgaaTTTCCCCAGAATTTCCCCATGAATTTCCCCAtgaattcccaggattttcccaggatttctcccaTGAATTCCCCATGAATTCCCGGGATTTCCCCATGaatttccctggattttccAGGAGAGAAGCTGGATTACCGCTCAGGATTTTCCCATGAATTTCCCATGAATTTCCCCAtgaattcccaggatttctcccaTGAATTCCCCAGGATTTCTCCCATGAATTCCCCAGAATTTCCCCATGAATTTCCCCAGAATTTCCCCAGAATTTCCCCGTGAATTTCCCCAtgaattcccaggattttcccaggatttctcccaTGAATTCCCCATGAATTCCCGGGATTTCCCCATGaatttccctggattttccAGGAGAGAAGCTGGATTACCGCTCCTGCGAGGCCATGGAGGAGATTTTCAAGCGGCTCCAGTTCAAACTGCTCGACCTGGAGCAAACCAGCCTGGACGAGGACGTGAGTGAATTCGGGGCATTTtagggggaatttttgggattttttagggggaattttggggaattttttgggaattttttgggattttttttgaattttttgggaaatttgggggattttttggggactattttgggattttttttttattttttgggggatttttttggatttttttttaatttttgaggaattttggggggggtttgggatttttttgggggggattttttttgaatttttttggggaatttttggaaattttttctaattttcaggaattttggggaatttttttggagattttttgaattattttgggaaattttttttggaatttttaggggatttttgggaatattttgggatttttggggatttttttttggaatttttgggggatttttgggaatattttgggattttgggggaattttttttggaatttttggggattttttaggaaattttggggattttttagagatttttttttaattttggggacaattttgggaattttttgggaattttttggggggaatttttggggatttttttgcgggatttgtttgggatttttttagagaATTTTTGAGAATTTTCAGGAATTctggcccagctccatcccagatttttaatgtttttgggattttcctgctcCTATTTTCCTCTGCCTCTTTTCCTTTGGCTGCTTCCTGCAAAGCTCCAggattttccaggatttttccaggatttttccaggattttttcttgggatttttcttGGAGTTTCTCAggttttttctgggatttttcagggattttccCAGAATTTCTCCGGGGTCTTTGCAGAGTTTTCCCAGGGTTTTTTCCAGGGTTTCCCTGGggtttttcctgggatttttgcaggatttttctgggatttttccatgattttttcAGTGATTTCCCTGTGATTTTCCCATGACTTTTCCATCATTTTCCCTGActttcccctgtttttcccatgtgtttcccctgtttttccccctgattttcccctgtttttcccctgttttccccattattttcccccattttctccatgattttccccctgtttttccccgttttccccattattttcccccgATTTCCCCgatttcccctctttttcccccgttttcccccatgtttttcctgttttttctcctgattttccCCTGACTTTCCCCCTGATTTTCCCTcacttttccctgttttttccctgttttttatccctgtttttcccccatGATTTCCCCCCtgatttccctcattttccccccatttttcccctgatttcccccatttttcccccgtttttcccctgattttcccccGTTTTCCCCCCTGATTTTCCCCCTGATTTCCCccttatttcccccatttttccccatgttttcCCCCTgatttccccattattttccccatgaTTTTCCCCCCTGTTTCCCCCCTGATTTCCCCCAtgtttttcccctgatttccccatgttttccccctgtttttcccattattttccccatgaTTTCCCCATGATTTCCCCTGTTTTCCCCCATGATTTTCCCCATGATTCCCCcctgttttcccccatttttccccatatttttccccattttcctcctgattttcccccattttcccccatattttccccatatttttccccattttcctcctgattttcccccattttcccccatattttccccatgATTTCCCTCCTGGTTTTCCCCCTGAtttccccctgtttttccccctgATTTCCCCCATGATTTTCCCCAtgttttccccattattttccccctgattt includes:
- the GEMIN7 gene encoding gem-associated protein 7, with product MADPIPVPVGILRLPRGPDSSGSRGFDRHRHRDRSRERSRDLAAVQGARAELRARFLRLLGRARGKRSRFCLWNGLRVLADFGAADVQSGAFQVDSLRTPLGVQASALLRSGDVLEFSFPLE